The following are encoded together in the Sporomusaceae bacterium genome:
- a CDS encoding proton-conducting transporter membrane subunit, with amino-acid sequence MDFFYLYTAMASAFALAMASALALRTRPAVANWLAHGLSAIGSLLALAGAAFVFSAGPQGFSLSGGTLFGPVAVRADYLSAFFLGVIGAVGAAASVYAVAYSREYYGRRLGSMAALYAAFLLSMLVVVTVSHVVAFIVAWELMTVASFLLVAHEREKASSSRAAYVYFVMTHIGTAFIMAAFLLLVPPSGSMAFADLKAPAGWLRDAAFLCALIGFGTKAGIIPLHVWLPEAHPAAPTHVSAVMSGVMIKTAIYGMARFYLEFLGTGPVWWGAAVLAAAALSSVLGVLYALMQHDVKRLLAYHSVENIGIIMLGMGGGLVFASAGLPGLAGLAWAAALFHVLNHAIFKSLLFMGAGAVLQTTHTRDIEHLGGLIRFMPYTAAFFLAGAVAISGLPPLNGFASEWLTFQALFALPAALAGLTGKLMAAVLVSLLGLTGALAAACFVKVFAMIFLAKPRSEHAAAAKEASGLMLAPMGFLAALCLVLGVLPAPLLGLLTRTVAPFLGEAPAATLAAGDWYAVGFKAAATTGTMSPAALVALLLAGAAVAAAGYRLYGRAGRTEGETWTCGIVPNARMEYTATGFSDPIRRAFRAILLPKPDVVTEDGHRYFGRRMVFHVKITYVFTELIYRPASRGTVALAHFMKRLQTGSVQLYVGYIMAVTIAVLVWSTRW; translated from the coding sequence ATGGATTTCTTTTATTTGTACACGGCGATGGCATCAGCTTTCGCTCTGGCGATGGCTAGTGCGCTCGCTTTGCGGACGCGGCCGGCGGTTGCCAACTGGCTGGCCCACGGTTTGTCGGCGATCGGTTCTCTGCTCGCCCTGGCGGGGGCGGCTTTCGTTTTTTCTGCCGGGCCGCAGGGATTCAGCCTGTCGGGAGGAACGCTGTTCGGACCGGTGGCGGTGCGGGCGGATTACCTGTCCGCTTTTTTCCTGGGTGTTATCGGCGCGGTGGGGGCGGCGGCGAGCGTGTACGCGGTGGCGTACAGCCGCGAGTACTACGGCCGGCGGCTCGGGTCGATGGCGGCGCTGTACGCCGCTTTTCTGCTGTCGATGCTGGTGGTGGTGACGGTCAGCCATGTGGTTGCGTTTATCGTTGCCTGGGAGCTGATGACGGTGGCGTCGTTTCTGCTGGTGGCCCACGAGCGGGAGAAGGCGTCGAGCAGCCGGGCGGCTTATGTTTATTTCGTGATGACCCATATCGGCACGGCGTTTATTATGGCGGCTTTCCTGCTGCTGGTGCCGCCTTCGGGCAGCATGGCGTTCGCCGATCTGAAGGCGCCTGCGGGCTGGCTGCGCGATGCGGCGTTTCTGTGCGCGCTGATTGGCTTCGGCACGAAGGCGGGGATTATCCCCCTGCATGTGTGGCTGCCTGAGGCTCACCCGGCGGCGCCGACCCATGTGTCGGCGGTGATGTCGGGGGTGATGATCAAGACGGCGATTTACGGGATGGCCCGTTTTTATCTGGAGTTTCTCGGCACGGGGCCGGTGTGGTGGGGGGCGGCGGTGCTGGCCGCGGCGGCGCTGTCGTCGGTGCTGGGGGTGCTGTACGCGCTGATGCAGCATGATGTGAAGCGCCTATTGGCTTATCACAGTGTGGAGAATATCGGCATTATTATGCTGGGGATGGGCGGCGGACTGGTGTTCGCGAGCGCGGGGCTGCCGGGCCTGGCCGGGCTGGCGTGGGCGGCGGCGCTTTTCCATGTGCTCAATCACGCGATTTTCAAGTCGCTGCTGTTCATGGGCGCGGGGGCGGTGCTGCAGACTACCCATACCCGCGATATCGAGCATCTCGGCGGGTTGATCCGCTTTATGCCTTATACGGCCGCCTTTTTCCTGGCCGGCGCGGTGGCGATTTCCGGTTTGCCGCCCCTGAACGGGTTCGCGAGCGAGTGGCTGACGTTCCAGGCGCTGTTCGCGCTGCCGGCGGCGCTGGCGGGACTGACCGGCAAGCTGATGGCCGCGGTGCTGGTGAGCTTACTGGGGCTGACGGGCGCGCTGGCGGCGGCCTGTTTCGTGAAGGTGTTTGCGATGATTTTTCTCGCCAAGCCTCGCAGTGAGCATGCGGCGGCGGCGAAGGAGGCTTCCGGCCTGATGCTGGCGCCGATGGGCTTTTTGGCGGCGCTGTGCCTGGTGCTGGGGGTGCTGCCGGCGCCGCTGCTGGGCCTGCTGACACGGACGGTGGCCCCGTTCCTCGGCGAGGCGCCGGCGGCGACGCTGGCGGCGGGCGACTGGTATGCGGTGGGCTTTAAGGCTGCGGCGACGACGGGGACGATGTCGCCGGCGGCGCTGGTGGCGCTGCTGCTGGCCGGGGCGGCTGTGGCCGCGGCGGGGTACCGCCTGTACGGCCGGGCGGGACGGACGGAGGGGGAGACCTGGACGTGCGGGATTGTGCCGAATGCGCGGATGGAGTATACGGCGACAGGGTTTTCCGACCCGATCCGCCGGGCGTTCCGGGCGATTCTGCTGCCTAAGCCGGATGTGGTGACTGAGGACGGACACCGTTATTTTGGCCGTCGGATGGTTTTCCATGTAAAGATTACGTATGTTTTCACCGAACTGATATACAGGCCTGCGAGCCGGGGCACGGTGGCGCTGGCGCATTTCATGAAACGCCTTCAGACCGGGAGCGTGCAGCTTTATGTCGGCTATATCATGGCTGTGACGATCGCGGTGCTGGTCTGGAGCACAAGGTGGTGA